A stretch of the Amycolatopsis sp. BJA-103 genome encodes the following:
- a CDS encoding BTAD domain-containing putative transcriptional regulator, whose protein sequence is MRFDLLGPFNVVHDGRPVVLRGATQRAVLAYLLLRHNEVIATSTLLQAIWADEIPATARKMVQNAVSGLRSTLAQRTGATEQAMLLTHAPGYLLRVDSDQVDAARFRRFAADGRTAQAGGDVERAVSAYREALALWRGPVLADLTETGVVWPELVALEDQRIAVHEDLFGLELDRGHHHEVLADLRGLAEANPNRERLNAQLMTALYRCGRHVDALEVYRATRASLAEGLGLEPGKELRELERAILQHDETLLTRRPDPAPRPGPEPAEEPAPVVAPLPFTPAPVIALPRTEPVESERKPVVAIGVALAATPDDDPEEAVEIQARLRDVVEEEALAAGAHLPGDSGPVVLALFGLPRTGDDDAVHATRTALRILDRLATAGIAGQIGVDSGDVLVEFTAAGPGQVAGPVLDRCVRSALRAPEGRIRVSDAVREASEPAVVHEASEDSPGWWHAVSARQHPVAEPADPGGFVGRDHDRDLLNHLLGFAERGGRPHRVTVLGEPGIGKSRLLAEFAETLSEQPCVRVLDAGADVTEAFAVVPGLLPQTASRLRTEGGDSALRAAATELTAYGPLVVLADDLHRADHETRDAVARLGEACAGLPVLIVASARPGLLEAEHGERCGTTVTLAPLSDDAVGKLLDKLLPGTARLIRGRQELIARIGGNPRFAHAYAQGVHGRTTPFPGLGQAMTPPLVRRTLAAQLDNLPAAEKSLLKAASLTGDAFTAEDVAAVCGRDTAEIEGTLSRLASLAVLRREDDDAGYTFRRATLRELVYQRIPRATRTALLRRPAVRRIEALA, encoded by the coding sequence CGCCACAACGAGGTCATCGCCACCAGCACCTTGCTGCAGGCGATCTGGGCGGACGAGATCCCCGCCACCGCGCGCAAAATGGTGCAGAACGCCGTTTCGGGGCTGCGCTCCACGCTGGCCCAGCGGACCGGCGCCACCGAGCAGGCGATGCTGCTCACCCACGCGCCCGGTTACCTGCTGCGCGTCGACAGCGACCAGGTCGACGCCGCCCGGTTCCGGCGGTTCGCGGCCGACGGCCGGACGGCACAGGCGGGCGGCGACGTCGAGCGGGCCGTTTCGGCCTATCGGGAGGCTCTCGCGCTGTGGCGGGGCCCGGTGCTCGCCGACCTCACCGAGACCGGCGTGGTGTGGCCCGAGCTGGTCGCGCTGGAGGACCAGCGGATCGCCGTCCACGAGGACCTTTTCGGTCTGGAGCTGGACCGCGGGCATCACCACGAAGTGCTCGCCGACCTGCGCGGGCTCGCCGAGGCCAATCCGAACCGCGAGCGGCTCAACGCCCAGCTGATGACCGCGCTCTACCGCTGCGGCCGTCACGTCGACGCGCTCGAGGTCTACCGGGCGACGCGGGCGAGTCTCGCCGAGGGTCTCGGCCTGGAGCCGGGCAAGGAGCTGCGTGAGCTGGAACGCGCGATCCTCCAGCACGACGAAACCCTGCTCACCCGGCGGCCGGATCCGGCGCCGCGGCCCGGGCCCGAGCCGGCGGAAGAGCCTGCCCCGGTGGTCGCACCGCTGCCGTTCACCCCCGCCCCGGTGATCGCCCTGCCCCGTACGGAGCCCGTCGAAAGCGAGCGGAAGCCGGTCGTCGCGATCGGTGTCGCCCTCGCCGCCACCCCGGACGACGATCCCGAGGAGGCCGTGGAGATCCAGGCACGGTTGCGGGACGTCGTCGAGGAGGAGGCCCTCGCCGCGGGCGCGCATCTGCCCGGCGATTCGGGCCCGGTCGTGCTCGCCTTGTTCGGCCTGCCCCGGACCGGTGACGACGACGCCGTCCACGCGACCCGGACCGCGCTGCGGATCCTCGACCGGCTGGCCACGGCCGGGATCGCCGGTCAGATCGGCGTCGACAGCGGCGACGTCCTCGTCGAGTTCACCGCCGCCGGTCCCGGACAGGTGGCGGGCCCCGTGCTGGACCGCTGTGTCCGCTCGGCGCTGCGGGCACCCGAAGGCCGGATCCGGGTGTCGGACGCGGTACGCGAGGCTTCGGAGCCCGCCGTGGTGCACGAGGCTTCGGAGGACTCGCCCGGCTGGTGGCACGCCGTTTCGGCCCGTCAGCATCCGGTGGCCGAGCCCGCCGACCCCGGCGGTTTCGTCGGCCGTGACCACGACCGCGATCTGCTGAACCACCTTCTCGGCTTCGCCGAGCGCGGCGGCCGCCCGCACCGGGTGACGGTGCTCGGCGAGCCCGGGATCGGCAAGAGCCGCCTCCTCGCCGAGTTCGCCGAGACCTTGTCCGAGCAACCCTGCGTCCGCGTGCTGGACGCCGGGGCCGACGTCACCGAAGCGTTCGCCGTCGTTCCGGGACTGCTCCCCCAGACCGCCTCGCGGCTGCGCACCGAAGGCGGGGATTCGGCACTTCGAGCCGCCGCCACCGAGCTGACCGCCTACGGGCCCCTGGTCGTGCTGGCCGACGACCTGCACCGCGCCGACCACGAGACCCGCGACGCTGTCGCCCGGCTCGGGGAAGCCTGCGCGGGACTGCCGGTGCTGATCGTCGCGTCCGCCAGGCCCGGGCTGCTGGAGGCCGAACACGGCGAGAGATGCGGGACGACGGTGACCCTCGCCCCGCTTTCCGACGACGCCGTCGGCAAACTGCTCGACAAGCTGCTGCCCGGCACCGCCCGGCTCATCCGCGGCAGGCAGGAACTGATCGCCAGGATCGGCGGGAACCCCCGGTTCGCGCACGCGTACGCCCAGGGGGTGCACGGCCGCACCACCCCGTTTCCGGGGCTGGGCCAGGCGATGACGCCCCCGCTGGTCCGCCGGACGCTCGCCGCGCAGCTCGACAACCTGCCCGCGGCCGAGAAATCCCTGCTGAAGGCGGCCAGCCTCACCGGGGACGCGTTCACCGCCGAGGACGTCGCCGCCGTCTGTGGTCGGGACACCGCCGAGATCGAAGGAACGCTGTCCCGGCTCGCGAGCCTCGCGGTGCTTCGGCGCGAAGACGACGACGCCGGCTACACGTTCCGCCGGGCGACTCTGCGGGAGCTGGTCTACCAGCGGATCCCGCGCGCGACCCGCACCGCACTGCTGCGCCGCCCGGCCGTGCGCCGCATCGAAGCCCTCGCCTGA